One genomic region from Spirosoma sp. KCTC 42546 encodes:
- a CDS encoding hemin ABC transporter substrate-binding protein, with the protein MTKSILSTTGLMCLLWSLLIGNHPIYAAKPPKEEPVRIVSLDGTVSEILCELGLQSHLIGVDVTSTYPELLKSLPKVGHNRSISAEGVISLKPTLVLTTQTAGTKPEVIDQIKAAGIKVISFQQEYSVAGAKKLIQDVATTCQVGSKAKSILKKLDADLAQVRKAPTSPKVLFIYARGTGTMMVSGRGTQVAKMIELAGGVNATPDFENYKPLTAEALVTANPDVILLFDSGLESLGGNEGLLKVQGIAQTNAGKNGWIIDMDGHLLSGFSPRLGKALQELAQKLTQKPKA; encoded by the coding sequence ATGACGAAATCAATCCTATCCACAACGGGGCTTATGTGCCTTTTGTGGAGCCTGCTGATCGGAAATCATCCGATATATGCAGCCAAACCGCCTAAAGAGGAACCGGTTCGTATTGTGTCACTTGATGGCACAGTCAGTGAAATTCTGTGCGAATTAGGCTTACAATCCCATTTGATCGGGGTCGATGTAACGAGTACGTATCCCGAATTGCTGAAAAGCCTGCCGAAAGTGGGCCATAACCGCAGCATTTCGGCCGAAGGCGTTATTTCGCTAAAGCCAACGCTTGTACTCACGACCCAAACTGCGGGAACGAAACCAGAAGTGATCGACCAGATTAAAGCTGCGGGCATCAAGGTTATTTCGTTCCAGCAGGAATACAGTGTTGCCGGAGCTAAAAAACTGATTCAGGATGTAGCCACTACCTGCCAGGTTGGTTCGAAAGCCAAGTCAATACTCAAAAAACTGGACGCCGATCTGGCGCAGGTCAGGAAGGCACCAACCAGCCCAAAAGTGCTCTTTATTTACGCTCGGGGTACGGGTACCATGATGGTATCGGGCCGGGGCACGCAGGTTGCCAAAATGATTGAACTGGCGGGCGGTGTCAATGCCACACCTGACTTCGAGAATTACAAACCCCTCACCGCCGAAGCCCTGGTGACGGCCAATCCCGACGTGATTTTGCTGTTCGACAGTGGACTCGAAAGTCTGGGGGGTAACGAAGGCTTATTGAAAGTGCAGGGTATTGCCCAAACGAATGCGGGCAAAAACGGCTGGATCATCGATATGGATGGCCATTTGCTGAGCGGCTTTTCACCCCGTTTAGGAAAAGCATTACAGGAGTTAGCGCAGAAACTTACCCAAAAACCCAAAGCGTAA
- a CDS encoding TonB-dependent receptor: MNTTKSLLRLLFLLTTLPALAQQTAIIRGHVQTSDGNPAEAVTVSLKGKGQGAVTNAKGDFTISHIKVGTYQIQVSAVGLKTTEQTVTVQDAQPITIDFTLQENAAQLNEVIVNGSRTNRFSRSSSDYVSKMPLKNLENPQVYNTIGKELLTEQVIFTVDDAMRNAPGLQKMWNATGRSGDGGAYYNTRGFYVQSQLRNGLAGNVTSSIDAVNLEKLEVIKGPSATLFGSALTSYGGLVNRVTKKPYETFGGEVAVSGGNYDFQRVSVDVNAPLNKSRNILLRLNSAASHEGTFQTEGFNKSFALAPSLLIKPTERLSILLDAEIYRIENVVEQNFFFYVPGYTLGATRADQLNVDYRNSYMGSGLSQKSRSTNLFGQVNYRISPSFTSSTNFSSSHSYSNGNGPYFYIIPDGKTLGSNLLVRADQSTRNSTNDVFEVQQLFNGDFQLGGLRNRIVVGLDYLHTNANQLFYGSTYDTVPLTTGYDYSKFNGAAMAALYASKAPDFNYPLTGIRDTYSAFVSDVLNLTDKLSILAALRVDDFHNKGGLVGSEVAGYNQTAFSPKLGLVYQPIKDKVSVFANYQNSFNNQGIYNAYDVTAVDSLTQRFAKLEQANQFEAGVKLNAFGGRLSTTVSYYDIQVKNLLRTDPNPLAAARFAQTQDGTQLSRGVEVDVIANPFTGFNVVAGFSYNDSKLTNADADVNGRRPSTASSPVRANLWLSYRLPDYLVKGLGFGFGGNYASDNKIQNSVSLGEFILPAYTVLNASAFYDRRKFRLAAKVDNLTNQHYWIGYTTMNAQKLRSFVGSVAYKF, translated from the coding sequence ATGAATACAACGAAATCTCTACTTAGACTCCTATTTTTGTTAACCACATTGCCCGCTCTGGCTCAACAAACGGCAATTATTCGGGGCCATGTACAAACCTCGGATGGGAATCCGGCGGAGGCTGTTACGGTCAGCCTGAAAGGAAAAGGACAAGGAGCCGTCACCAATGCCAAAGGTGATTTTACGATCAGCCACATTAAAGTAGGTACCTATCAGATTCAGGTGTCGGCGGTGGGTCTGAAAACGACCGAACAAACCGTTACGGTACAGGATGCACAACCGATAACGATCGATTTTACCTTACAGGAAAATGCCGCTCAGTTGAATGAGGTGATCGTAAACGGCAGCCGCACGAACCGCTTTTCGCGGTCGTCCAGCGACTATGTTTCCAAGATGCCCTTAAAAAACCTGGAAAATCCGCAGGTATACAATACGATTGGCAAGGAATTGCTGACCGAACAGGTCATTTTTACGGTGGATGATGCCATGCGAAATGCGCCTGGTCTACAGAAGATGTGGAACGCTACGGGCCGTTCCGGCGATGGTGGCGCGTATTACAACACCCGTGGGTTCTACGTGCAAAGCCAGCTTCGCAATGGATTAGCCGGAAACGTCACGAGCAGTATCGACGCCGTCAATCTGGAAAAACTAGAAGTGATCAAAGGCCCTTCGGCGACCTTGTTCGGAAGTGCGTTAACCTCCTACGGTGGCCTGGTCAATCGGGTGACCAAGAAGCCCTATGAAACATTCGGGGGCGAAGTCGCCGTTTCGGGTGGTAACTACGATTTCCAGCGGGTGAGCGTGGATGTGAATGCGCCCCTCAACAAAAGCCGTAACATACTCCTGCGCCTTAACTCAGCCGCCAGTCACGAAGGAACGTTTCAGACCGAAGGCTTCAATAAGAGTTTTGCGCTGGCCCCCAGTTTGTTAATTAAACCCACCGAGCGGTTGTCGATTTTGCTCGATGCCGAGATTTATCGGATCGAGAATGTGGTTGAGCAGAATTTCTTTTTCTATGTGCCCGGCTATACGCTCGGTGCTACCCGTGCCGATCAGTTGAACGTCGATTACCGCAACTCCTACATGGGTAGCGGTCTATCGCAGAAGTCACGCAGTACGAACCTGTTTGGTCAGGTCAACTACCGTATCTCACCTTCATTTACGTCATCGACTAATTTCAGTTCGAGTCACAGCTACTCGAACGGGAATGGCCCTTACTTCTACATCATTCCGGATGGAAAGACGTTAGGGTCAAACCTACTCGTACGCGCCGATCAATCGACCCGGAACAGTACCAACGATGTGTTCGAAGTTCAGCAACTGTTCAACGGCGATTTCCAACTGGGTGGCCTGCGTAACCGGATCGTTGTGGGCCTGGATTACCTGCACACTAACGCGAACCAGTTGTTCTACGGCAGTACCTACGATACGGTGCCCCTTACAACGGGATACGATTACAGCAAATTCAACGGGGCAGCTATGGCCGCTCTGTATGCCAGCAAAGCCCCTGATTTTAATTATCCCCTTACCGGAATTCGGGATACCTATAGCGCCTTTGTTTCCGACGTGCTGAACCTGACCGACAAACTCAGCATCCTGGCCGCTTTACGGGTCGATGATTTCCATAATAAGGGCGGCCTGGTTGGTTCCGAAGTGGCTGGCTATAACCAAACGGCGTTCTCGCCCAAATTGGGTCTGGTGTATCAACCGATTAAAGACAAGGTGTCAGTCTTCGCGAACTACCAGAACAGTTTCAATAACCAGGGTATTTACAATGCCTACGACGTAACGGCAGTCGATAGCCTGACGCAACGATTCGCCAAGCTTGAACAGGCCAACCAGTTCGAAGCGGGGGTGAAACTGAATGCTTTCGGTGGGCGACTGAGCACAACTGTCAGCTATTATGATATTCAGGTGAAGAACCTGCTCCGCACCGATCCTAATCCACTGGCAGCCGCTCGTTTTGCGCAGACACAGGATGGGACTCAGTTGAGCCGTGGAGTTGAGGTGGACGTTATTGCCAATCCGTTTACCGGTTTCAATGTCGTAGCCGGTTTTTCCTACAACGATTCGAAGCTGACCAATGCAGACGCGGATGTGAATGGTCGCCGGCCAAGTACGGCTTCCTCGCCGGTACGGGCGAACCTGTGGCTCAGCTACCGATTGCCGGATTACCTGGTCAAAGGCCTTGGTTTTGGGTTTGGTGGTAACTACGCCAGCGACAACAAGATTCAGAATAGTGTCAGTTTAGGTGAATTCATCCTGCCTGCGTATACCGTTCTGAATGCATCGGCCTTTTACGACCGACGGAAATTCCGGCTGGCGGCTAAAGTAGATAACCTGACCAACCAGCACTACTGGATTGGCTATACCACCATGAACGCGCAGAAACTGCGGAGCTTTGTGGGCAGTGTTGCGTATAAATTCTAG
- a CDS encoding HmuY family protein has protein sequence MFALAVSTLNACKESDPPLPDNLVQFESAEQGLDAATKEATIKLKLSRAVDAATPVTIQVTPTGIASGTQFTTTPALTSNTLSLTVPAGASETSFKLTKADNIFLSGTETIAFAIASAGSPVLVGTTKQLTVKFTSIVSAGTTLTLDGGTGGSSAINAVFVDLSNNTQNAVKRASWDLGFSSGTDFRVIINNMTGAAAIALTKTDLTQVTAADTVGLVLSTSDFSPAGLKLIDDVSGDLTKTVIPAISATDADNKVYILNRGTGGATPAKGWIKLRVLRNGTTGYTLQYAGIKETTFKTVSITKDAAYNFNYVSFDTGAAVAVEPAKAKWDIEWTGGIYLTSDGTNNIPYYFSDQVYINFLAGVTAAEVLTSTVTYDAYVETNIATTTFKSDRSVIGSNWRATTGTPIGVKTDRFYVIKDAAGNVYKLKFISFISNDGGVRGNPKFEFKLVKQGS, from the coding sequence TCGCCCTAGCGGTAAGTACACTGAATGCCTGTAAAGAATCCGATCCCCCACTTCCAGACAATTTAGTGCAATTCGAAAGCGCGGAACAGGGTCTGGATGCAGCCACTAAAGAAGCGACCATTAAACTCAAACTATCACGGGCGGTTGATGCCGCTACACCCGTAACCATACAAGTGACGCCTACGGGCATTGCCAGTGGAACCCAGTTCACGACAACACCAGCGCTAACCTCGAATACATTGTCTCTGACAGTGCCAGCGGGTGCCAGCGAAACCTCCTTTAAACTGACCAAAGCCGACAATATTTTTCTCTCCGGCACGGAAACCATTGCATTCGCCATAGCCTCGGCAGGTAGCCCGGTTTTGGTTGGAACGACGAAACAGCTGACGGTTAAGTTCACCTCCATTGTATCGGCGGGCACGACACTGACGCTGGATGGTGGAACGGGGGGCTCCAGTGCCATCAATGCCGTATTCGTCGATTTGAGCAACAATACCCAAAACGCGGTGAAGCGCGCAAGCTGGGATTTAGGCTTCTCTTCGGGCACTGACTTCCGGGTTATTATCAACAATATGACTGGTGCGGCTGCCATTGCCCTGACCAAAACCGATCTGACACAGGTAACGGCTGCCGATACCGTTGGTCTTGTACTGAGCACAAGTGATTTCAGTCCAGCCGGATTGAAATTGATAGACGATGTATCGGGGGATCTGACGAAAACAGTAATTCCGGCTATCTCGGCTACCGACGCTGACAACAAAGTGTACATTCTTAACCGGGGTACAGGTGGTGCAACACCCGCCAAAGGTTGGATAAAGCTCAGAGTATTGCGGAATGGCACCACGGGTTATACGCTTCAGTATGCAGGGATTAAAGAAACGACGTTCAAGACCGTTTCAATCACGAAAGACGCGGCCTATAATTTTAACTACGTATCGTTTGATACCGGAGCGGCTGTAGCCGTTGAACCGGCCAAAGCCAAGTGGGATATTGAATGGACCGGCGGCATCTACCTAACCAGCGATGGCACCAACAACATCCCCTACTACTTCTCCGATCAGGTCTATATCAACTTTCTGGCGGGTGTAACAGCGGCCGAAGTACTGACCAGTACAGTTACGTATGATGCGTATGTCGAAACCAATATTGCAACAACCACCTTCAAAAGCGATCGCTCTGTCATTGGGTCAAACTGGCGGGCAACTACGGGAACACCCATCGGCGTAAAAACCGACCGGTTCTACGTGATTAAGGATGCTGCGGGCAACGTTTACAAACTGAAATTCATCAGCTTCATCTCCAACGATGGTGGCGTACGGGGCAACCCGAAATTCGAATTCAAACTGGTTAAACAAGGTAGCTAA
- a CDS encoding hemin-degrading factor — translation MTTTQSLKERWAAFNLENPKTRIRDAAKQLGVSEAELLQTQVGETVQRLDGDFRDLLKGVTTLGHVMALTRNDNIVHERKGVYEKVSFNDQTGLVLGPDIDLRLFMSHWHFGFAVDENGRKSLQFFDLDGTAVHKIYLTDKSDTAAYDALVQKYLAVDQTSPIVTVAYPEKEAGISDADVDVQAFQEAWLAMEDTHQFFGLLRKHKLEREQGLRLAPEGYAQLISAEQLQKLFETVAERALPIMIFASSPGCIQIHTGPVKKLVTTGPWYNVLDPEFNMHLRLDQVHHIWVTRKPTKDGIVTGLDLFDSEGNNIALVFGKRKPGVPELKEWQEAVSEVVSA, via the coding sequence ATGACAACAACACAAAGTCTCAAAGAACGCTGGGCTGCGTTCAACCTGGAAAATCCAAAAACCAGAATCCGCGATGCGGCAAAACAACTGGGCGTCAGTGAAGCTGAACTCCTACAAACGCAGGTTGGCGAAACGGTGCAGCGACTGGACGGTGATTTTCGCGACTTACTGAAAGGGGTGACAACCCTGGGCCATGTGATGGCGCTGACCCGTAATGACAACATCGTTCACGAACGCAAGGGCGTCTACGAAAAAGTATCCTTCAACGATCAGACAGGACTCGTTCTCGGGCCAGACATTGATCTGCGCCTGTTTATGTCGCACTGGCATTTTGGGTTTGCAGTCGATGAAAACGGCCGGAAGAGCCTTCAGTTCTTTGATCTGGATGGCACCGCTGTGCATAAGATCTATCTGACGGATAAATCCGACACTGCTGCCTATGATGCCTTGGTTCAAAAATACCTGGCGGTTGACCAGACGAGCCCGATTGTTACGGTAGCCTACCCCGAAAAAGAAGCCGGTATATCCGACGCGGACGTTGACGTACAGGCATTTCAGGAAGCCTGGTTGGCGATGGAAGATACGCACCAGTTTTTCGGCCTTCTGCGCAAACACAAACTCGAACGGGAACAGGGACTTCGGCTGGCTCCTGAAGGGTACGCGCAGTTGATATCGGCAGAGCAACTACAAAAGCTATTCGAAACCGTGGCTGAACGGGCGCTCCCCATCATGATTTTTGCCTCAAGCCCAGGGTGCATTCAGATTCATACCGGGCCGGTTAAGAAGTTAGTCACCACAGGTCCCTGGTACAATGTACTAGACCCCGAGTTCAACATGCATTTGCGTTTAGATCAGGTTCACCATATCTGGGTAACCCGCAAACCAACGAAAGATGGTATCGTAACGGGACTCGATTTATTCGATAGCGAGGGCAACAATATTGCGTTAGTATTCGGGAAACGTAAACCGGGCGTTCCTGAACTAAAAGAGTGGCAGGAAGCTGTAAGCGAAGTGGTTAGCGCATAG
- a CDS encoding iron ABC transporter permease — MTSTTIDPPETLKLTQKSVLRTTLNPWLLPTLIAVLVVTVILSVGIGAVQVTPYEIGLILRKALGESVDVDGTKEAILLVIRLPRVCLAVLIGAGLAISGAAIQGLFRNPLADPGLIGISAGASLAAVTMIVLEVKFFQTLTGVLGMYALSVVAFAGACVTAFFVYRIARMAGKDLITTMLLTGIAINALSGALTGIMTYLATDEQLRNITFWSLGSLGGASWTSVLGILPFTVVALAGIPRLAKSLNLLALGESQASMLGVNLKSVKRQVIIFATMAVGTSVAVAGIIGFVGLVIPHLIRMGVGSDHRRVLTGSALGGAIVLTLADSLARTLVAPAELPIGILTALVGTPVFLWILFRDRRRTGA; from the coding sequence ATGACCAGCACCACGATCGATCCGCCAGAAACACTAAAGCTAACCCAGAAATCAGTGCTGAGAACAACCCTCAATCCGTGGTTGCTGCCTACGCTGATTGCCGTATTGGTGGTAACGGTTATCCTGTCGGTAGGGATTGGTGCCGTGCAGGTAACGCCCTATGAAATCGGGCTCATTCTCCGCAAGGCGTTGGGAGAATCGGTGGACGTAGATGGGACGAAAGAGGCCATTCTGCTGGTCATTCGGTTGCCCCGCGTCTGTCTGGCTGTGCTGATCGGTGCAGGATTGGCCATCTCTGGAGCCGCTATCCAGGGGTTGTTCCGGAATCCCCTTGCCGACCCCGGTCTGATTGGGATTTCGGCAGGCGCTTCACTGGCCGCAGTCACAATGATTGTGCTGGAAGTGAAATTCTTCCAAACCCTCACGGGTGTGTTGGGCATGTATGCGTTGTCGGTGGTGGCGTTTGCGGGGGCCTGTGTAACGGCTTTTTTCGTGTACCGGATTGCCCGCATGGCGGGTAAAGACCTAATCACAACCATGTTGCTAACAGGTATTGCCATCAACGCACTGTCGGGCGCGTTAACCGGCATTATGACCTATCTGGCGACCGATGAACAACTTCGCAACATTACGTTCTGGAGTCTGGGTAGTCTGGGAGGGGCCAGCTGGACATCGGTACTGGGAATTTTACCCTTTACGGTTGTGGCGTTAGCGGGTATTCCACGCCTGGCAAAGTCCCTCAATCTGCTGGCTCTGGGCGAGAGTCAGGCCAGTATGCTGGGGGTGAATTTAAAAAGCGTCAAACGACAGGTCATTATTTTCGCCACAATGGCCGTGGGTACATCGGTAGCGGTTGCGGGCATCATTGGTTTCGTTGGGTTGGTCATTCCGCACCTGATCCGGATGGGCGTCGGTTCCGACCACCGCCGGGTACTAACCGGCTCAGCTTTAGGTGGTGCCATCGTACTGACGTTAGCGGATTCGCTCGCCCGAACGCTGGTTGCCCCGGCAGAACTGCCCATTGGCATCTTGACTGCGCTGGTCGGAACACCCGTTTTCTTATGGATTTTGTTTCGGGACAGACGCAGGACAGGTGCTTAA
- a CDS encoding FHA domain-containing protein produces the protein MSLLEKVKNLFGFTPANERSESSPVTPTPTGPPPAAQLREQVIRFVVSKLRAYQNEPDTAPVGLRLSILGTSPEDEELYRVALWTNQPGKFQAELSRQLADNYITLPKNWQFDYAFFTDDLPESTYREGSLGLVVVDKSKPESSPRLARIVALVGQMEQTEYILDSAQQTTFCIGRGHTTQTASGRVRTNDIVLLNDDDPGFDSQKGAGNGAVSRAHATIRYDMVQRRYALLVDPGGLPAGGNKTKLIHPNDTMERADIAGMSYPLQSGDQIELGGEVMLLFELL, from the coding sequence ATGAGCTTATTAGAAAAGGTCAAGAACTTATTTGGGTTTACGCCTGCGAATGAACGCAGTGAGTCATCTCCTGTTACCCCAACCCCAACCGGTCCTCCGCCCGCTGCTCAGCTGCGGGAACAGGTCATACGGTTTGTGGTGAGTAAGCTTCGGGCTTATCAGAATGAGCCGGATACCGCGCCTGTGGGACTTCGGTTGTCTATTTTAGGCACCAGCCCTGAGGACGAAGAGTTGTACCGGGTCGCTTTATGGACAAATCAGCCGGGGAAGTTTCAGGCTGAACTAAGTCGCCAACTGGCCGATAATTACATTACGCTTCCTAAAAACTGGCAGTTCGACTATGCCTTTTTTACGGACGACTTGCCCGAAAGCACCTATCGGGAAGGGAGTTTGGGGCTGGTCGTCGTCGATAAGTCGAAGCCGGAAAGTTCACCACGTTTAGCCAGAATCGTTGCCCTGGTCGGCCAGATGGAGCAGACTGAGTATATCCTCGATTCAGCTCAACAGACCACCTTCTGCATCGGTCGCGGGCATACGACTCAAACGGCATCGGGACGGGTTCGGACCAACGATATTGTCCTATTGAATGACGATGATCCTGGTTTCGACTCTCAAAAAGGGGCTGGCAATGGCGCTGTGAGCCGGGCGCATGCAACGATCCGCTATGATATGGTTCAAAGACGGTACGCCCTCCTTGTCGACCCGGGCGGACTACCCGCCGGAGGCAATAAAACGAAACTCATCCATCCGAACGATACGATGGAGCGGGCTGATATTGCGGGTATGAGCTACCCACTCCAAAGCGGAGACCAGATTGAGTTGGGGGGCGAAGTGATGCTGTTGTTTGAGCTGCTCTAA
- a CDS encoding heme ABC transporter ATP-binding protein — MLEVNNLSYRIRNRKLLDGVSFQAKPGELLAIVGANGAGKSTLLKLCTRELTASEGGIQLYSRAINTYSEKELSLFRAVLPQQNSVVFPFLVSELVLMGRYPHFEFHPSEQDYLIAEMALKKVGMWAFASRIFTTLSGGEQQRVQLARVLAQIWDVEQGILFLDEPTTGLDLLHQQQMLELAREFTQRGFCVVVILHDLNLAAQYADQIIMLRAGQVEAAGTPRDVITEATILRVFNLKVWLLSHPEMDCPMVVPQHHQFSDNQL; from the coding sequence ATGCTAGAGGTCAACAATTTGTCGTATCGAATTCGGAATCGGAAACTGCTCGATGGGGTTTCGTTCCAGGCTAAACCGGGTGAATTGCTGGCCATCGTTGGGGCAAATGGCGCGGGGAAATCAACCTTGCTCAAGTTGTGCACCCGTGAACTAACGGCTTCGGAAGGTGGAATCCAGCTCTACAGCCGGGCGATTAATACATATTCCGAAAAAGAGCTTTCCCTGTTTCGGGCGGTATTGCCGCAACAGAACTCGGTGGTGTTTCCGTTTCTGGTCAGCGAGTTAGTCCTGATGGGTCGGTATCCTCATTTCGAGTTTCATCCGTCTGAACAGGATTATCTGATTGCCGAAATGGCGCTTAAAAAAGTGGGTATGTGGGCGTTTGCCAGCCGCATTTTCACGACCTTATCGGGTGGGGAACAACAGCGGGTACAATTGGCGCGGGTGCTGGCCCAAATCTGGGATGTGGAGCAGGGAATTCTATTTTTAGATGAACCCACCACCGGTCTCGATCTGCTGCATCAGCAGCAGATGCTGGAACTCGCCCGTGAATTCACCCAACGAGGCTTTTGCGTCGTCGTGATTTTGCACGACCTGAATCTGGCCGCACAGTATGCCGATCAGATCATTATGCTACGGGCCGGTCAGGTGGAAGCCGCCGGGACACCCCGAGATGTTATCACGGAGGCCACAATTCTCCGCGTATTCAACTTGAAAGTATGGCTCCTTTCACATCCCGAAATGGACTGCCCTATGGTAGTCCCTCAACATCACCAATTCTCTGACAATCAACTTTAA
- a CDS encoding PepSY domain-containing protein, whose amino-acid sequence MSTAKQVKTWFQIHKWTSLICTAFLLMLCLTGLPLIFTEEIERLEGKPPLAPAMPAGTPSVPLERLAETVRQKFPKNVIRFVYWDEHEPNTTTFTLSDSMTAPADNYKLVIFDNRTARVLEVPKLQEGFMYVMLQLHINMFMGLKGELFLGLMGLLFVVAIVSGLMLYSPIMRRFNFGMVRTEKSTRLKWLDLHNLLGVVTVVWATVVGFTGVVNTLAEVVQGLWQQGQLAEMVAPYKDAAPLEGKLSPLDQALKVAQQAAPDMEPSFVAYPGTLYSSQHHYAVFMKGSTPLTERLAKPALIDAKTGKLTDMRSMPWYVNAVFLSQPLHFGDYGGLPLKIIWAIFDIITIVVLISGLYLWFARNKATKAQMARMEKTKTAKTSQQLEETEILTLNAQEGDYRD is encoded by the coding sequence ATGAGTACCGCCAAACAAGTCAAAACCTGGTTTCAAATCCACAAATGGACAAGTCTGATCTGCACGGCGTTCCTGCTCATGCTCTGCCTGACAGGCTTGCCGCTAATTTTTACGGAAGAGATTGAGCGGCTGGAAGGCAAGCCCCCGCTGGCTCCAGCCATGCCCGCGGGAACGCCATCTGTACCACTGGAGCGACTGGCGGAAACGGTTCGTCAGAAATTTCCAAAAAATGTTATCCGCTTTGTGTACTGGGACGAGCACGAGCCCAATACCACCACTTTTACGTTGTCGGATTCGATGACCGCTCCGGCGGATAACTATAAGCTGGTGATTTTTGATAACCGGACGGCTCGCGTATTGGAGGTGCCCAAGTTGCAGGAAGGCTTTATGTACGTGATGCTGCAACTGCACATCAATATGTTCATGGGGCTCAAGGGGGAGCTATTTCTTGGTCTGATGGGGCTTTTGTTTGTGGTCGCGATTGTGTCTGGACTCATGCTCTACAGTCCGATCATGCGTCGGTTTAATTTCGGGATGGTCCGCACTGAAAAATCAACCCGGCTGAAGTGGCTCGATTTGCATAACCTGCTTGGCGTGGTAACAGTCGTCTGGGCCACGGTTGTTGGCTTCACGGGGGTAGTAAACACCCTGGCCGAAGTGGTACAGGGACTATGGCAGCAGGGGCAACTCGCCGAGATGGTCGCTCCCTACAAAGATGCCGCTCCGTTAGAAGGTAAATTGAGCCCGCTCGATCAGGCGCTTAAGGTGGCCCAGCAAGCCGCTCCCGATATGGAACCCTCGTTTGTGGCCTATCCGGGCACCTTATATTCCAGTCAGCACCACTACGCCGTTTTTATGAAAGGGAGCACACCCCTAACCGAACGGCTGGCTAAACCGGCTCTGATTGACGCTAAAACGGGCAAATTAACCGATATGCGAAGTATGCCCTGGTACGTCAATGCCGTATTTCTTTCGCAACCGCTGCACTTCGGCGATTACGGCGGACTGCCCCTGAAAATCATCTGGGCTATATTCGATATCATCACGATTGTGGTCCTGATCAGTGGGCTGTATTTGTGGTTTGCCCGAAACAAAGCCACCAAAGCGCAGATGGCGCGTATGGAGAAAACCAAAACGGCTAAAACCAGTCAGCAGTTGGAGGAAACCGAAATTTTAACCCTAAATGCCCAGGAGGGAGACTACCGTGACTAA